The Desulfobacterales bacterium genome includes a window with the following:
- a CDS encoding AAA family ATPase, producing the protein EKRLDVVITYLDRRYVVELKVWHGPEAHAKGILQLKDYIDRIGVNEGYLMIYDFRGKKEWKQEQIMVDNKEIFMIWV; encoded by the coding sequence AAGAAAAAAGATTAGATGTTGTTATAACTTATTTAGACCGAAGGTATGTAGTAGAATTGAAAGTTTGGCATGGACCTGAAGCTCATGCAAAAGGAATTTTACAATTAAAAGATTACATAGATCGGATCGGAGTCAATGAAGGGTACCTGATGATTTATGACTTTCGCGGAAAAAAAGAATGGAAGCAGGAACAAATCATGGTTGACAACAAAGAAATTTTTATGATTTGGGTATAA
- a CDS encoding AAA family ATPase: MKKFNYTGVCIPEKHYMVNISNKLSKIMEMIEEGEYFTINRPRQYGKTTTLYLLSKDLQKRKDFFVLKMSFEGMGDESYKNEKSFIESLFLQIERVFIFLSEENLLNLLIQHKHISNLNEFGCFITKLIITANRKVVLLIDEVDKSSNNQLFLNFLGMLRNKYLLSNQGEDQTFHSVILAGVHDVKSLKLKIRPSDEQKYNSPWNIAVDFKVDLSFSSEEISTMLDEYRIDRNVKMDVRQISEKLYYYTSGYPFLVSKLCRIIDDDIMSKKKEIEWTEKDIEEAVQIILKESNTNFDSLIKNLENNEELYKTVYQIIMEGEKKTYNTDNPTIRLGEMYGVFGPKEGIVKVHNRIYEQRIYNYLSSKLETSMNIGSYNFRDNFLQADGYLDFSKILIKFQEFMRKEYSERDSFFLERNGRLIFLAFLKPVINGKGYDFKEVQISEEKRLDVVITYLDRRYVVELKVWHGPEAHAKGILQLKDYIDRIGVNEGYLMIYDFRGKKEWKQEQIMVDNKEIFMIWV, encoded by the coding sequence ATGAAAAAATTTAATTATACAGGTGTTTGTATCCCTGAAAAGCATTATATGGTTAATATTTCCAATAAGCTTTCCAAAATTATGGAAATGATAGAAGAAGGAGAATATTTTACAATCAACAGACCGAGACAATACGGAAAAACGACGACGCTGTATTTGTTATCAAAAGATTTACAGAAAAGAAAAGATTTTTTTGTTTTAAAGATGAGTTTTGAAGGTATGGGAGATGAAAGTTATAAAAACGAAAAATCTTTTATAGAAAGCTTATTTTTACAGATTGAGCGTGTATTTATTTTTTTAAGTGAAGAAAATTTACTGAATTTGTTAATTCAACATAAACACATTAGCAACTTGAATGAATTTGGTTGTTTTATAACCAAATTAATCATTACAGCTAACCGTAAAGTAGTTCTGCTTATTGATGAAGTGGATAAAAGCAGTAATAATCAGTTGTTTTTAAATTTTTTGGGAATGCTTCGGAATAAATATTTATTAAGCAATCAAGGTGAAGATCAAACCTTTCACAGTGTTATACTTGCAGGTGTTCATGATGTAAAAAGTTTAAAATTAAAAATAAGGCCTTCTGACGAACAAAAATACAACAGCCCTTGGAATATTGCTGTAGATTTTAAAGTAGATTTGAGTTTCTCATCTGAAGAAATAAGCACTATGCTGGATGAATATCGCATAGATAGAAATGTAAAAATGGATGTGCGGCAAATTTCTGAAAAGCTTTATTACTACACTTCAGGTTATCCATTTTTAGTAAGTAAGCTTTGCCGTATTATTGATGATGATATTATGTCTAAAAAAAAAGAAATAGAATGGACGGAAAAAGATATTGAAGAAGCTGTCCAGATAATTCTTAAAGAAAGCAATACCAATTTTGACAGCCTGATTAAAAATTTAGAAAACAATGAAGAATTATATAAAACAGTATATCAAATCATCATGGAAGGGGAAAAGAAAACTTATAATACAGATAATCCAACGATTCGTTTGGGAGAAATGTATGGAGTTTTTGGCCCTAAAGAAGGAATTGTAAAGGTTCATAACCGTATTTATGAACAAAGAATTTACAATTATTTAAGCTCAAAGCTTGAAACATCAATGAATATAGGAAGCTACAATTTTAGGGATAATTTTTTACAGGCGGACGGCTATTTAGATTTTTCAAAAATTCTAATTAAATTTCAGGAATTTATGCGCAAAGAATATAGTGAGAGAGATTCTTTTTTTTTAGAGCGGAACGGACGCTTAATTTTTTTGGCTTTTTTAAAGCCTGTCATTAATGGTAAAGGGTATGATTTCAAAGAAGTGCAGATATCTGAAGAAAAAAGATTAGATGTTGTTATAACTTATTTAGACCGAAGGTATGTAGTAGAATTGAAAGTTTGGCATGGACCTGAAGCTCATGCAAAAGGAATTTTACAATTAAAAGATTACATAGATCGGATCGGAGTCAATGAAGGGTACCTGATGATTTATGACTTTCGCGGAAAAAAAGAATGGAAGCAGGAACAAATCATGGTTGACAACAAAGAAATTTTTATGATTTGGGTATAA